A single Thermanaerothrix sp. DNA region contains:
- the flhF gene encoding flagellar biosynthesis protein FlhF: MRVLKQIEFEARDDAEAMRIASKRLGRDAVILSSRPVKKGGFLGLFGKRVLIVTAGILEDDSQGIDQESRQRLFSFQQLLDMRKEVHRAVMGPEEDQPVNPQPQGVPVAPLNYVAASQAERAYAAAAPAPVAPGTKLEEQVEELRRTLDQVLRRVGSGGGYCGDDPMVRRLVEADVDPGVASKIIEGHRGADVSLEELLSSRIKVVGSDPVSAMGGRRVMFVGPTGVGKTTTIAKLAAVHSLWEGRRVALATADTYRIAAVEQLRTYAKILGIPMEVAFEPKDFEGILSKHGSCDLLLLDTAGRSAKDSKKMEELKVLYDAFMPDAVHLVLAANLKYKDMLKVIDRMGVVPIRSVIFTKLDETYSFGPLLSVLEDFKFPVSFFTVGQNVPNDIEVARPERLVRLILEGDGLG; this comes from the coding sequence ATGAGGGTTCTTAAGCAGATAGAGTTCGAGGCCCGGGATGACGCGGAGGCCATGAGGATAGCCTCCAAGAGGCTTGGCAGGGACGCGGTGATATTGAGCTCCCGACCGGTCAAGAAGGGCGGGTTCCTTGGTCTTTTCGGCAAGCGGGTTTTGATCGTAACCGCCGGTATATTGGAGGACGATTCCCAGGGGATCGACCAGGAGTCCCGGCAGAGGTTGTTCTCGTTCCAGCAGCTTTTGGACATGCGGAAGGAAGTTCACCGGGCGGTAATGGGGCCCGAGGAGGACCAACCGGTTAATCCGCAGCCCCAGGGGGTCCCCGTGGCGCCTTTGAACTACGTGGCGGCGTCCCAGGCTGAGAGGGCCTATGCTGCTGCGGCGCCCGCCCCTGTGGCCCCAGGCACCAAGCTGGAGGAGCAGGTGGAGGAGCTCCGCCGCACCTTGGATCAGGTCTTGCGGCGGGTGGGTTCCGGCGGCGGCTACTGCGGAGACGACCCCATGGTGAGGCGTCTTGTGGAGGCCGACGTGGATCCTGGGGTGGCCTCCAAGATCATCGAGGGCCATAGGGGTGCAGATGTGTCCCTGGAGGAGCTTTTGTCCTCCAGGATCAAGGTGGTTGGCAGCGACCCGGTGTCCGCCATGGGGGGCAGGCGGGTGATGTTCGTGGGCCCCACCGGGGTGGGCAAGACCACCACCATAGCGAAGCTGGCGGCGGTTCACTCCCTGTGGGAGGGCCGCAGGGTGGCGCTGGCCACCGCGGATACCTACAGGATAGCGGCGGTGGAGCAGCTCAGGACCTACGCCAAGATATTGGGCATACCCATGGAGGTGGCCTTCGAGCCAAAGGATTTCGAGGGGATACTCTCCAAGCACGGCTCCTGCGATCTTTTGCTTTTGGATACCGCGGGCAGGAGCGCCAAGGATTCGAAGAAGATGGAGGAGCTCAAGGTGCTGTACGACGCCTTCATGCCCGATGCGGTGCATCTGGTCTTGGCGGCGAACCTCAAGTACAAGGACATGCTGAAGGTGATAGATAGGATGGGCGTGGTGCCCATAAGGTCCGTCATATTCACAAAGCTGGATGAGACGTATTCCTTCGGCCCCCTGCTCAGCGTGTTGGAGGACTTCAAGTTCCCGGTGTCCTTTTTCACCGTGGGGCAGAACGTCCCCAACGACATAGAGGTTGCAAGGCCCGAGCGGCTTGTGAGGCTCATCCTGGAGGGGGATGGCCTTGGATAG
- the flhA gene encoding flagellar biosynthesis protein FlhA, protein MGGSASISNKVMRYADVGMAVLLVLIVGMMIIPLPTWLLDVLLALNITFGVVILLSTFYVKQALEISAFPTIILMATLFRLALNVSTTRLVLLNGYAGEIINAFGNFVVGGNYVVGGVVFLILVIIQFLVITKGAERVAEVAARFTLDAMPGKQMAIDADLNAGMIDEQEARRRRANVQREADFYGAMDGASKFVKGDAIAGLIITTINILGGLAIGVLQRGMELKQALGTYSLLTVGDGLVAQIPALLLSTATGIIVTRAAGESDLGKDMVSSLTRNHRPLYIGSGLLFALAAVPGLPTIPFGLLGAGMAAMAYGVQREAATSEVGGDSVRPAAPKGQAPSAPSQPAPAPSGPENVLPLLTVDPMEVEIGYALIPLVDPSQGGDMLERIGTIRRQMAMDLGLVVPPIRIRDNIQLKPTEYLIRVKGAEVGRGELLPDHYLAMSTGGEDLLVGIPTKEPAFGLPAVWISPEIRDQAEGLGYTVVDCPSVLATHLSEVIKCYGADLITRQEVQKLVDLVGESNPAITKDLLDVLSLGDVQKVLQGLIREQVPIRDLVTIFETLADHGRYTKSTDYLMERTREALSRVITLRLQDQDGVLGVYTLSPRWEQRVKEAMKGDLMQGWQLNMPPKEMQELMQAVASAVEAMAMGGITPVLLTHPDVRLVVRRIVEGSLPQLFVVSYNEIAPSTQLRSLGVVE, encoded by the coding sequence ATGGGAGGTTCCGCTTCGATTTCCAACAAGGTGATGAGATACGCCGACGTGGGCATGGCGGTTTTGTTGGTTTTAATCGTGGGGATGATGATAATCCCCCTTCCCACGTGGCTTTTGGACGTGCTCTTGGCGCTCAACATAACCTTTGGGGTTGTGATACTGCTGAGCACCTTCTACGTCAAGCAGGCCCTTGAGATATCCGCCTTCCCCACCATAATCCTCATGGCCACCCTCTTCAGGCTGGCCCTTAACGTCTCCACCACCAGGCTGGTGCTGTTGAACGGCTACGCGGGGGAGATAATAAACGCCTTCGGCAACTTCGTGGTGGGGGGCAACTACGTGGTGGGCGGCGTGGTGTTCTTGATATTGGTGATAATCCAGTTCCTGGTGATCACCAAGGGCGCCGAGCGGGTGGCTGAGGTGGCCGCCCGTTTCACCTTGGACGCCATGCCGGGCAAGCAGATGGCCATAGACGCGGACCTTAACGCGGGGATGATAGACGAGCAGGAGGCCCGCCGCAGGAGGGCCAACGTGCAGCGGGAGGCGGACTTTTACGGCGCCATGGACGGTGCCTCCAAGTTCGTCAAGGGGGACGCCATAGCGGGCCTCATCATAACCACCATAAACATACTGGGTGGGCTTGCCATAGGGGTGCTGCAGAGGGGGATGGAGCTCAAGCAGGCCCTTGGAACTTACAGCCTTTTGACCGTTGGCGACGGTTTGGTGGCCCAGATACCGGCCCTTTTGTTATCCACCGCCACGGGCATCATAGTGACCAGGGCGGCGGGGGAGAGCGACCTGGGCAAGGATATGGTGTCGTCCCTTACCAGGAACCACCGCCCCCTTTACATAGGCTCCGGCCTGCTGTTCGCCCTGGCGGCGGTCCCCGGCCTTCCTACCATACCCTTCGGCCTTCTTGGGGCCGGCATGGCCGCCATGGCCTACGGGGTACAGCGGGAGGCGGCCACGTCGGAGGTGGGAGGGGATTCCGTTAGACCGGCGGCGCCTAAGGGCCAGGCCCCTTCCGCCCCATCCCAGCCCGCCCCGGCCCCTTCGGGCCCTGAGAACGTCCTGCCCCTTCTCACCGTGGACCCCATGGAGGTGGAGATAGGTTACGCCCTCATCCCCTTGGTGGATCCGTCCCAGGGGGGTGACATGTTGGAGAGGATAGGGACCATAAGGCGTCAGATGGCCATGGACCTGGGGCTTGTGGTGCCCCCCATAAGGATAAGGGACAACATCCAGCTTAAGCCCACCGAGTACCTGATAAGGGTAAAGGGGGCGGAGGTGGGCCGGGGTGAGCTGCTGCCGGACCACTACCTTGCCATGAGCACCGGCGGCGAGGATCTGTTGGTGGGCATACCCACCAAGGAGCCCGCCTTCGGGCTTCCGGCGGTGTGGATATCCCCGGAGATACGGGACCAGGCGGAGGGGTTGGGGTACACCGTGGTGGACTGCCCGTCGGTGCTGGCCACCCACCTTTCGGAGGTCATAAAGTGCTACGGGGCGGACCTCATCACCCGCCAGGAGGTGCAGAAGCTGGTGGACCTGGTGGGGGAGTCCAACCCCGCCATAACCAAGGATCTTCTGGACGTGCTGAGCCTTGGGGACGTGCAGAAGGTCTTGCAGGGCCTCATAAGGGAGCAGGTTCCTATAAGGGACCTGGTCACCATATTCGAGACCCTGGCGGATCACGGCCGTTACACCAAGAGCACCGACTATCTGATGGAGAGGACCCGGGAGGCGCTGTCCAGGGTCATAACCCTTCGGCTTCAGGACCAGGATGGGGTGTTGGGGGTTTACACCCTGTCTCCCCGCTGGGAGCAGCGCGTAAAGGAGGCCATGAAGGGGGATTTGATGCAGGGCTGGCAGCTTAACATGCCGCCCAAGGAGATGCAGGAGCTCATGCAGGCCGTGGCTTCCGCGGTGGAGGCCATGGCCATGGGTGGGATAACGCCGGTGTTGCTCACCCATCCGGACGTGAGGTTGGTGGTGCGCCGCATAGTGGAGGGGAGCTTGCCGCAGCTCTTCGTGGTAAGCTATAACGAGATAGCCCCTTCAACCCAGCTGAGATCCTTGGGAGTGGTGGAGTAG
- the flhB gene encoding flagellar biosynthesis protein FlhB encodes MEPEVLKRGWIPSMDVDIQFFAEEKSEPATPRKRQKAREEGQVTKSQDLTAAVVIASGLIGVLLFGGFFMDNLTRLFEVTMGYLKEPSMGTQRWLLFPVLRSLSSYFLVWLPLGLICALSALGLLAYQVGFLFTSKPLIPNFNRLNPVSGMKKMFSGRSFVEMLKGVVKAGILIFMLYGALKKDLVVLVEAVEHPFMEGLGTVMGRVWALSMKMTLMLLVLGLFDYAYQRWEFERSIRMSKQEIKEEYKQMEGDPLIKRRIRQRQRELAQRRMMSDVPKADVVITNPVHVAVALNYDRKVSDAPVLLAKGQGLIAERIKEIARENRVPVVQNPPLARAVYSQVEIGEEIPEGLYKAVAEVLAFVYRLKGRRG; translated from the coding sequence ATGGAACCGGAGGTCTTGAAGAGGGGCTGGATACCTTCGATGGACGTGGACATACAGTTCTTCGCGGAGGAGAAGTCCGAGCCCGCCACCCCAAGGAAGAGGCAGAAGGCCCGGGAAGAGGGGCAGGTCACCAAGAGCCAGGACCTCACCGCGGCGGTGGTCATAGCCTCGGGGCTCATCGGGGTCCTGTTGTTTGGGGGGTTCTTCATGGACAACCTTACGAGGCTCTTTGAGGTGACCATGGGGTACCTCAAGGAGCCCTCCATGGGGACCCAAAGGTGGCTTCTCTTCCCCGTCCTGCGGTCATTGTCCTCCTACTTCCTGGTTTGGCTTCCCCTGGGGCTCATATGCGCCCTTTCGGCCCTTGGGCTTTTGGCGTACCAGGTGGGGTTCCTCTTCACCTCCAAGCCCCTGATCCCGAACTTTAACCGCCTGAACCCAGTAAGCGGCATGAAGAAGATGTTCTCCGGCCGGTCCTTCGTGGAGATGCTTAAAGGGGTTGTGAAGGCGGGGATACTGATATTCATGCTATACGGGGCGCTGAAGAAGGACCTGGTGGTCCTGGTGGAGGCGGTGGAGCATCCCTTTATGGAGGGGCTTGGAACGGTCATGGGGCGGGTTTGGGCGCTGAGCATGAAGATGACCTTGATGCTGCTGGTGCTGGGGCTCTTCGACTACGCCTACCAGAGGTGGGAGTTCGAGCGGTCCATAAGGATGTCGAAACAGGAGATAAAGGAAGAGTACAAGCAGATGGAGGGGGACCCCTTAATAAAGCGCCGCATAAGGCAGCGGCAGAGGGAGCTGGCCCAAAGGCGGATGATGTCCGACGTGCCGAAGGCGGACGTGGTCATAACCAACCCGGTCCACGTGGCGGTGGCGCTGAACTACGACCGGAAGGTGTCGGACGCTCCGGTGCTCCTTGCCAAGGGACAGGGTCTCATAGCTGAGCGCATCAAGGAGATTGCAAGGGAGAATCGGGTGCCGGTGGTGCAGAACCCGCCCCTTGCCAGGGCCGTATACTCCCAGGTGGAGATAGGGGAGGAGATCCCCGAGGGGTTGTACAAGGCGGTTGCGGAAGTGCTGGCCTTCGTGTACCGTTTGAAGGGGCGCAGGGGCTGA
- the fliR gene encoding flagellar biosynthetic protein FliR, producing MNYEEIVNLILVYLLCSLRLTGLMFASPLFALPSWPMPIKLWLAFMLALVMVPSVNPQVPMALLSTWTGVALFGAREFVVGASVGFLSSLPLYALQLSGYMEGSQMGLAMATLFDPSQEGSVALVGQMKYLLGIWFLFHWNGHLLLVEALNRSFTLVPVGKGFLGIPLSQSLGRWLTELFLLGIRLSLPIMGALLLADIGLGFVARTVPQMNVFILGIPLKIGLGLILLMAVMPLTVDVFYGHVSKAVIWALEGTVLWR from the coding sequence ATGAACTACGAGGAGATAGTAAACCTCATCTTGGTGTACCTGCTATGTTCCCTCCGATTGACGGGGCTCATGTTCGCAAGCCCGCTGTTCGCGCTGCCCTCCTGGCCCATGCCGATAAAGCTTTGGCTTGCCTTCATGCTGGCGTTGGTGATGGTCCCATCGGTCAATCCCCAGGTGCCGATGGCGCTGCTCTCCACCTGGACGGGGGTCGCCCTCTTCGGGGCGAGGGAGTTCGTAGTAGGCGCTTCGGTGGGGTTCCTGTCCTCCCTTCCCCTGTACGCGCTACAGCTTTCCGGCTACATGGAGGGCAGCCAGATGGGGCTTGCCATGGCCACCCTTTTCGACCCCTCCCAGGAGGGGAGCGTGGCGTTGGTGGGGCAGATGAAGTATCTGTTGGGGATATGGTTCCTGTTCCACTGGAACGGACACCTGCTCCTGGTGGAGGCCCTCAACAGGAGTTTTACGCTGGTCCCCGTGGGGAAGGGGTTTCTTGGCATCCCCCTGTCCCAGTCCCTGGGGCGGTGGCTTACGGAGCTCTTTCTCCTGGGCATAAGGCTGTCGCTTCCCATCATGGGGGCCCTTCTCCTGGCGGACATAGGCCTTGGGTTCGTGGCCCGTACGGTTCCCCAGATGAACGTCTTCATCCTGGGCATACCGCTCAAGATAGGCCTTGGCCTCATCCTGCTCATGGCGGTGATGCCCTTGACGGTGGACGTGTTTTACGGCCACGTGAGCAAGGCGGTGATCTGGGCCCTGGAGGGGACTGTCCTTTGGCGCTGA